Part of the Cryptosporangium arvum DSM 44712 genome, GCCGACACCGCGGAGTAGCGAGGCAACGAGTCGTCGAGCGCGGCGAGCGCCGCCAACCCGGCCCGCGCCCCGTCGGCCTCCCCCACCGCGACCGCGCGGTTGAGCCGCACGACCGGGCTGTCGGTGAATCGGAGCAGCTCGTCGTACCACTCGACGATCTGCACCCAGTCGGTCTCCTCGGCGGTCCGCGCGTCCGCGTGGAGCGCGGCGATCGCCGCCTGGGCCTGGAATTCGCCGAGTCGGTCGCGGGCCAGCGCGGCCTGCAGGATCCCGACGCCCTCGGCGATCGCCGTGGTGTCCCACCGCGTTCGGTCCTGGGCCGCGAGCGCCACCAGGCTGCCGTCGGGCGCGGTCCGCGACGGCCGGCGCGCGTTGTGGAGCAGCATCAACGCGAGCAGACCGGCCACCTCGGGGTGGTCGATCGCGGCCGCGAGCTGCCGGGTGAGCCGGATCGCCTCGGCGGCCAGGTCCACGTCACCCGAGTACCCCTCGTTGAAGACCAGGTACAGAACGCGGAGCACGGTGGCGACGTCGCCGGGCTGATCGAACCGTACGTCGGACACCGTGCGCTTGGCCCGGCTGATGCGTTGGGCCATCGTCGCCTCGGGCACCAGGTAGGCCTGGGCGATCTGGCGGGTCGTCAGGCCGCCGACCGCGCGCAGCGTGAGGGCCACGGCCGACGACGGGGTCAGCGACGGGTGCGCGCACAAGAAGTAGAGCTGGAGCGTGTCGTCGGTCTGCGGGGTCGGGCCCGGGGTCGGCTCTTCGGCCACTTCCCGGCGCCGGCGCGCGGTCTCCGAGCGGGCGGCGTCGAGGAATTTGCGCCACGCGACCGTGACCAGCCAGCTCTTGGGGTCCTGCGGCATCTCCGCCGGCCAGACCCGGACCGCTTCGACGAGCGCCTCCTGCACGGCGTCCTCGGCCGCCGCGAAGTCAGCTCCGCGGCGGACGAGGATTCCGAGCACCCCCGGGGTCAGCCCCCGGATCAGCGCTTCGTTCATTCGGACGTGTTCGACGGCGCCGACAGCAGCGGACGCAGCTCGAGCCACTCGTGGATCGGCTTGCCGTCCTTGCCGGGCGCGGCCGACAGCTCCCCGGCCAGTTCCACGGCGCGTTCGTAGCTGTCGACGTCGATGATGTACCAGCCGGCGATGAGGTCCTTCGTCTCCGCGAACGGACCGTCGGTCACCGGCGGGCGACCCTCGCCGTCGTAGCGGACGAACGTCCCCTCGGGCGCGAGCGCCTGCCCGTCGACGAACTCGCCCGACTTCTCGAGCCGGCCCGCGAAGTCACCCATGAACTGCATGTGGGCCGAGATCTCGTCCGGCGTCCACTGGTCCATCGGAACGTCGTTCACGGCCGACGGCGCGCCGCGGTAGTGCTTGAGCAGCAGGTACTTGGCCATCTCGGTTCTCCTTGGTGCGGGTGTGACCCATCGTGGTCACGATCGCCCCAGAGACGGAGCCGGAAACCGGTTCTCGACATCGTCGGCCGAGGTTTTCAAGAAAGTTCGCGGCGACGCCGGCTCACGACCTTCGCGCCGATCGCTATCGCCGCGCCGACGCACACCAGCGCGACCTTGAAGCCGACCTTGCCGAACGCCAGGAGGCCAACCGCCTTGACGGCCTCGCTCGCCCACCACGAGCCGTCCGCGAAGC contains:
- a CDS encoding YciI family protein — encoded protein: MAKYLLLKHYRGAPSAVNDVPMDQWTPDEISAHMQFMGDFAGRLEKSGEFVDGQALAPEGTFVRYDGEGRPPVTDGPFAETKDLIAGWYIIDVDSYERAVELAGELSAAPGKDGKPIHEWLELRPLLSAPSNTSE
- a CDS encoding RNA polymerase sigma factor, with the translated sequence MNEALIRGLTPGVLGILVRRGADFAAAEDAVQEALVEAVRVWPAEMPQDPKSWLVTVAWRKFLDAARSETARRRREVAEEPTPGPTPQTDDTLQLYFLCAHPSLTPSSAVALTLRAVGGLTTRQIAQAYLVPEATMAQRISRAKRTVSDVRFDQPGDVATVLRVLYLVFNEGYSGDVDLAAEAIRLTRQLAAAIDHPEVAGLLALMLLHNARRPSRTAPDGSLVALAAQDRTRWDTTAIAEGVGILQAALARDRLGEFQAQAAIAALHADARTAEETDWVQIVEWYDELLRFTDSPVVRLNRAVAVGEADGARAGLAALAALDDSLPRYSAVSAYLHERDGDPARAAELYVEAARKAVDLAERDYLTRQAARIRTESRR